One stretch of Lysobacter sp. KIS68-7 DNA includes these proteins:
- a CDS encoding 30S ribosomal protein THX — MGKGDRKTAKGKRYNASYGNARPNVVAKAAGTPKGPVVKKAATKSAPAAKAPAKKAVAKKAASKE, encoded by the coding sequence ATGGGCAAGGGCGACCGCAAGACCGCCAAGGGCAAGCGCTACAACGCCAGCTATGGCAACGCGCGTCCGAACGTCGTGGCCAAGGCGGCCGGTACCCCGAAGGGTCCGGTGGTGAAGAAGGCCGCGACCAAGTCGGCCCCGGCCGCGAAGGCGCCGGCGAAGAAGGCCGTCGCGAAGAAGGCTGCCTCGAAGGAGTAA
- a CDS encoding transcriptional repressor yields MGHHSPCTDPKHHVHDADAYVHQVERACEKRGLNLTPLRATALRLIADAGRPMKAYELLDKMKATHEGAAPPTVYRALDFLLEHGFVHKLSSINAYVGCHHPGGEMHAVPFLICDRCHSATELEDDSIVSALDASARALGFAPQAQTLEVHGVCADCAAKAA; encoded by the coding sequence ATGGGCCACCATTCCCCCTGCACCGATCCCAAGCACCACGTGCACGACGCCGACGCGTACGTGCACCAGGTGGAGCGTGCATGCGAGAAGCGCGGCCTGAACCTCACGCCGCTGCGCGCGACTGCGCTGCGGCTGATCGCCGATGCGGGCCGGCCGATGAAGGCCTACGAACTGCTCGACAAGATGAAGGCGACGCATGAAGGCGCCGCACCGCCCACCGTGTATCGCGCGCTCGATTTCCTGCTCGAGCACGGGTTCGTGCACAAGCTCTCGTCGATCAACGCCTACGTCGGTTGCCACCACCCGGGTGGCGAAATGCATGCGGTGCCGTTCCTCATCTGCGACCGCTGCCATTCGGCGACTGAGTTGGAGGACGACTCGATCGTCTCCGCGCTCGATGCCTCCGCGCGCGCCCTCGGTTTCGCGCCGCAGGCGCAGACGCTCGAAGTGCACGGCGTTTGTGCGGATTGCGCCGCCAAGGCCGCTTGA
- a CDS encoding DNA-binding protein: MREYEFTLKFRLSDPAADPDQHLEALAASGCDDATVGLGQRGRIALVFARESKSAWAAIASAVRDVKQAIPGAELIEASPDFVGLSDLADIAGFTRQNMRKLMLSNIATFPLAVHEGTPSLWHLASVLTWLQDHQQRPVDGVLLDIAKTNMVLNIAKETRRLPGAALPKELVPLFA; the protein is encoded by the coding sequence ATGCGCGAATACGAGTTCACCCTGAAGTTCCGGCTGTCCGACCCGGCCGCGGATCCCGACCAGCATCTGGAGGCGCTGGCGGCGTCCGGCTGCGACGATGCCACCGTGGGTCTCGGCCAACGCGGTCGAATCGCGCTGGTGTTCGCACGCGAATCAAAATCCGCATGGGCCGCCATCGCGTCGGCCGTGCGCGACGTCAAGCAGGCGATCCCGGGTGCCGAACTCATCGAAGCCTCGCCGGATTTCGTCGGCCTGAGCGACTTGGCGGACATCGCGGGCTTCACGCGCCAGAACATGCGCAAGCTGATGCTCAGCAACATCGCCACGTTCCCGCTGGCCGTGCACGAGGGCACGCCTTCGCTGTGGCATCTCGCCAGCGTGCTCACCTGGCTGCAGGACCATCAGCAGCGCCCCGTCGATGGCGTGCTGCTGGACATCGCGAAAACCAACATGGTGCTGAACATCGCGAAGGAAACGCGTCGCCTGCCGGGCGCGGCCTTGCCGAAGGAACTCGTGCCGCTGTTCGCCTGA
- a CDS encoding MerC domain-containing protein: MSPAQRSHHLLDRLGATGSLVCAVHCALLPVAIATLPALGVASWLGEGFERGFVIFATLLGLFSVVWGYRRHGEVRALGLLLPGLAALWLGNLFGPLHHALVPHAITMTLGGTLVGLAHFANLRLVHIHNANCAHNASCAQ, encoded by the coding sequence ATGTCGCCCGCCCAACGCTCGCACCACCTGCTCGATCGCCTCGGCGCCACCGGTTCGCTGGTGTGCGCGGTGCATTGCGCGCTGCTGCCGGTGGCCATCGCGACCCTGCCGGCGCTCGGCGTCGCCTCGTGGCTGGGCGAGGGCTTCGAACGCGGCTTCGTGATCTTTGCGACCCTGCTTGGCCTCTTCAGCGTGGTGTGGGGCTATCGCCGCCATGGGGAGGTTCGCGCGCTGGGCCTGCTGCTTCCCGGCCTGGCCGCGCTCTGGCTCGGCAATCTCTTCGGGCCCCTGCACCATGCGCTCGTACCGCACGCCATCACGATGACCCTCGGCGGCACGCTGGTCGGGCTCGCGCACTTCGCCAACCTGCGCCTGGTCCACATCCACAACGCCAACTGCGCCCACAACGCCAGCTGCGCCCAGTGA
- a CDS encoding ferritin-like domain-containing protein, with amino-acid sequence MASLFDAARACLDAATPDDKLARTAEAAKAFADGAFALLEDDREPEPIRMPGRPERPRLVHPRELPRRGFGTLEGRAAFIHAVAHIEFNAIDLAWDAVYRFRHFPPAYYADWIGVASDEARHFAMLRTRLREFGHDYGDFDAHNGLWEMAEKTAHDALARMALVPRVLEARGLDVTPGMIVKLRSLGDDATADILEVILREEVGHVAAGSRWYRWCCALQGIEPRAKFRELLGAYARPVLHGPFNLEARSAAGFDEEELAALQQLDMQSRS; translated from the coding sequence ATGGCCTCGCTGTTCGACGCGGCACGCGCGTGCCTCGATGCGGCGACGCCGGACGACAAACTCGCACGCACCGCGGAGGCGGCGAAGGCCTTCGCAGACGGTGCATTCGCGCTGCTGGAAGACGATCGCGAGCCCGAACCCATTCGCATGCCGGGCCGCCCGGAGCGCCCGCGCCTGGTGCATCCGCGCGAATTGCCGCGCCGTGGTTTCGGCACGCTCGAGGGGCGCGCGGCCTTCATCCACGCCGTGGCGCACATCGAGTTCAACGCGATCGACCTGGCGTGGGATGCGGTGTATCGCTTCCGCCATTTCCCGCCGGCGTATTACGCGGACTGGATCGGCGTGGCGTCCGATGAAGCACGCCACTTCGCGATGCTGCGCACGCGCCTGCGCGAATTCGGCCACGACTACGGCGACTTCGACGCGCACAACGGTTTGTGGGAAATGGCGGAGAAGACCGCGCACGATGCGTTGGCGCGCATGGCGTTGGTGCCGCGCGTGCTCGAAGCGCGCGGGCTCGATGTCACGCCGGGCATGATCGTGAAGCTGCGGTCGCTGGGCGACGACGCGACGGCCGACATCCTCGAGGTCATCCTGCGCGAGGAAGTGGGGCATGTCGCGGCGGGATCGCGGTGGTATCGGTGGTGCTGCGCGCTGCAGGGCATCGAGCCCCGTGCGAAGTTCCGCGAGCTGCTCGGAGCGTACGCGCGGCCGGTGTTGCACGGGCCGTTCAACCTGGAAGCGCGCAGTGCGGCGGGCTTCGACGAGGAAGAGCTCGCGGCGTTGCAGCAGCTCGACATGCAATCGCGCAGCTAG
- a CDS encoding dipeptidase gives MRRIFAFTLLSLCIAGSLHAADATDAARKLAQDAIIVDTHIDAPENLESKWNDLGILVPEREFDYPRAREGGLDVAWMSIYTSAEEDDKGTAWQIANSQIDHVEALVERHPDKFALLRSPQDVDKLRAGNKVLLPLGMENGAPIGDDLSKLKFFFDRGVRYITLAHGGNNRIADSSYQATGKWGGLSPFGEQVVKEMNRLGIIVDVSHISDDAVRDVLRITDVPVIASHSGMRHFTPEFNRNMPDDIAKAVAKEGGVIQLAFGTAFLDRNQARETAERRQTLEKMKQEGKSEAEMDAYSKAFSAAHPAPVMHTDAVLDQIDYAVKLVGIDHVGIGSDFDGVDGELPVELKSVADYPNLVAGLQARGYKEADIRKILGGNLLRVWTEIEKRAEH, from the coding sequence ATGCGTCGAATCTTTGCCTTCACCCTCCTCTCGCTGTGCATCGCCGGCTCGCTGCATGCAGCCGACGCGACGGACGCGGCGCGAAAACTCGCACAGGACGCGATCATCGTCGACACGCACATCGATGCGCCGGAAAACCTCGAGTCGAAGTGGAACGACCTGGGGATCCTCGTGCCGGAACGCGAATTCGACTACCCGCGTGCGCGCGAGGGCGGGCTCGACGTCGCGTGGATGTCGATCTACACCTCCGCGGAAGAAGACGACAAGGGCACCGCGTGGCAGATCGCGAATTCGCAGATCGACCATGTCGAGGCGCTGGTGGAGCGCCATCCGGACAAGTTCGCGCTGCTGCGTTCGCCGCAGGACGTGGACAAGCTGCGCGCCGGCAACAAGGTGCTGCTGCCGCTCGGCATGGAGAACGGTGCGCCGATCGGCGATGACCTCTCGAAGCTCAAGTTCTTCTTCGACCGCGGCGTGCGTTACATCACGCTGGCGCACGGCGGCAACAACCGCATCGCCGATTCCTCGTACCAGGCGACGGGCAAGTGGGGCGGGTTGAGCCCGTTCGGCGAGCAGGTCGTGAAGGAAATGAATCGCCTGGGCATCATCGTCGACGTCTCGCACATCTCCGACGACGCCGTGCGCGATGTCCTGCGCATCACGGACGTGCCGGTGATCGCAAGCCACTCGGGCATGCGCCACTTCACGCCCGAGTTCAACCGCAACATGCCCGACGACATCGCCAAGGCGGTCGCGAAGGAAGGCGGCGTGATCCAGCTCGCCTTCGGCACGGCGTTCCTCGATCGCAACCAGGCGCGCGAGACGGCCGAGCGCCGCCAGACGCTGGAGAAGATGAAGCAGGAGGGCAAGTCGGAGGCCGAGATGGATGCCTACTCGAAGGCGTTCAGCGCCGCGCATCCGGCACCGGTGATGCACACCGACGCGGTACTCGACCAGATCGACTATGCGGTGAAGCTGGTGGGCATCGACCACGTGGGCATCGGTTCGGACTTCGATGGCGTGGACGGCGAACTGCCGGTCGAACTGAAGTCTGTGGCGGACTATCCGAACCTCGTCGCGGGCCTGCAGGCGCGCGGCTACAAGGAGGCGGACATCCGCAAGATCCTCGGCGGCAACCTGCTGCGCGTGTGGACCGAGATCGAGAAGCGCGCCGAGCACTGA
- the lpxH gene encoding UDP-2,3-diacylglucosamine diphosphatase, producing the protein MPTLFISDLHLDAERPAITELFGHFLADEARGADALYILGDLFEAWVGDDDPSEVGAFVADRIAALAAAGTPTFFIRGNRDFLLGEDYARRARMRILPDPAVVVLEGEPAILMHGDTLCTDDKAYQAFRAQTRDPKWQAQFLSQPLPARLAFAHQARAASKAHQSGLKQEGLMEAITDVAPATVDATMARFGIPRLIHGHTHRPRVHDEAHGKRIVLGDWYEQGSVLRVDRDGARLAALTA; encoded by the coding sequence ATGCCTACGTTGTTCATTTCCGACCTCCACCTCGACGCCGAGCGGCCCGCGATCACCGAACTCTTCGGCCATTTCCTGGCCGACGAGGCCCGTGGCGCCGACGCGCTCTACATCCTCGGCGACCTGTTCGAGGCCTGGGTGGGCGACGACGATCCCTCCGAGGTCGGCGCCTTCGTCGCCGATCGCATTGCGGCGCTTGCAGCGGCCGGTACGCCGACGTTCTTCATCCGCGGCAATCGCGACTTCCTGCTCGGCGAGGACTACGCACGCCGCGCGCGAATGCGCATTCTTCCCGACCCCGCGGTCGTCGTGCTCGAAGGCGAGCCGGCGATCCTGATGCACGGCGACACCTTGTGCACGGACGACAAGGCCTACCAGGCATTCCGCGCGCAGACGCGCGATCCGAAGTGGCAGGCGCAGTTCCTTTCGCAGCCCTTGCCGGCGCGCCTTGCGTTCGCGCACCAGGCGCGTGCGGCGAGCAAGGCGCACCAATCCGGGCTGAAGCAGGAAGGCCTGATGGAAGCGATCACCGACGTGGCCCCTGCGACGGTGGACGCCACCATGGCGCGCTTCGGCATTCCGCGCCTGATCCACGGACACACGCATCGGCCAAGGGTGCATGACGAAGCGCACGGCAAGCGCATCGTGCTGGGCGATTGGTACGAACAGGGATCGGTGCTGCGCGTGGACCGCGACGGCGCGCGGCTTGCCGCGCTGACGGCCTGA
- the gltX gene encoding glutamate--tRNA ligase — MAVRTRFAPSPTGYLHIGGARAALYCWLEARRHDGKFILRIEDTDRERSTQGAIDAILEAMAWLGLDYDEGPIYQTQRIDRYREVAEQMVKDGTAYYAYETKEELEAMREAAMAANEKPRYNGAYRDKNAGHRDDPNRVIRFRNPLDGTVVWDDKIKGRIEIANSELDDLVIFRSDGYPTYNFAVVVDDVDMEISDVVRGDDHVNNTPRQINIYRALGKPVPHFAHMPMILDEQGAKLSKRTGAADVMQYRDAGYLPHALLNYLARLGWSHGDQEIFSIPELKQLFSLNEVNSKASRLDSAKLGWLNQQYLKSDDPAEVGKHLEFHLRAAGYDLAKGPAPADIVIAMRDRVQTLKDMAERAAVWFGPLTEYDEAAVAKHLNTAARAPLADARERLAALPQWTADTVSQALHATAEALGIGMGKVAQPMRVAITGTQVSPDISHTVYLAGRDEALRRIDAALAKVPAEA, encoded by the coding sequence ATGGCCGTCCGCACCCGTTTTGCCCCGAGCCCCACCGGTTACCTGCACATCGGCGGCGCGCGCGCCGCGCTGTACTGCTGGCTGGAAGCACGCCGCCACGACGGCAAGTTCATCCTGCGCATCGAAGACACCGACCGCGAGCGCAGCACGCAGGGTGCGATCGACGCGATCCTGGAGGCGATGGCGTGGCTCGGCCTGGACTACGACGAGGGCCCGATCTACCAGACCCAGCGCATCGACCGCTATCGCGAAGTCGCCGAGCAGATGGTCAAGGACGGCACGGCGTATTACGCCTACGAGACGAAGGAAGAGCTCGAGGCGATGCGCGAAGCCGCGATGGCCGCGAACGAGAAGCCGCGTTACAACGGCGCGTACCGCGACAAGAACGCCGGCCACCGCGATGATCCGAACCGCGTGATCCGCTTCAGGAATCCGCTCGACGGCACCGTCGTGTGGGACGACAAGATCAAGGGCCGCATCGAGATCGCCAACAGCGAGCTCGACGACCTCGTGATCTTCCGCAGCGACGGTTACCCGACCTACAACTTCGCGGTCGTCGTGGACGACGTGGACATGGAAATCAGCGACGTCGTGCGCGGCGACGACCACGTCAACAACACGCCGCGGCAGATCAACATCTATCGCGCGCTGGGCAAGCCGGTGCCGCACTTCGCGCACATGCCGATGATCCTGGACGAGCAGGGCGCCAAGCTGTCCAAGCGCACGGGCGCGGCGGACGTCATGCAGTACCGCGATGCCGGCTACCTGCCGCACGCACTGCTGAACTACCTCGCGCGCCTGGGCTGGTCGCACGGCGACCAGGAAATCTTCTCGATCCCCGAACTCAAGCAACTGTTCTCGCTGAACGAGGTCAATTCGAAGGCCTCGCGCCTGGACTCCGCAAAGCTCGGTTGGCTCAACCAGCAGTACCTGAAGTCGGACGATCCGGCCGAAGTCGGCAAGCACCTGGAATTCCACCTGCGCGCTGCCGGTTACGACCTGGCGAAAGGCCCCGCGCCCGCCGACATCGTCATCGCCATGCGCGACCGCGTGCAGACGCTGAAGGACATGGCCGAGCGCGCCGCCGTTTGGTTCGGCCCGCTCACGGAATACGACGAAGCCGCCGTCGCCAAGCACCTCAACACTGCCGCCCGCGCGCCGCTCGCCGATGCGCGCGAACGCCTCGCCGCGTTGCCGCAGTGGACCGCCGACACCGTGAGCCAGGCGCTGCACGCCACCGCCGAAGCGCTCGGCATCGGCATGGGCAAGGTCGCGCAGCCGATGCGCGTGGCCATCACCGGCACGCAGGTCAGCCCCGACATCTCGCACACGGTGTACCTGGCCGGCCGCGACGAAGCGCTGCGCCGCATCGACGCCGCCCTTGCAAAAGTGCCTGCCGAGGCCTAA